A single region of the Marinobacter nanhaiticus D15-8W genome encodes:
- a CDS encoding TetR/AcrR family transcriptional regulator, whose amino-acid sequence MKTRDKILLCSLELFNERGERNVTTNHIAAHLGISPGNLYYHFRNKSDIIYEVFQEYEKLVSYYLEIPDDRPLGLDDMMFYLESVFDGLWSYRFFHRDLEFLLDNDERLRDDYRRFTSRCLTAIKQIFSGLTEGGLFQYQPDELKDAMSLNVWLVITNWMAFLKTAHASHPYDSITRDQLKQGIFQVLTLEMPYLQAGYRDEVMAIRERYRPELIGSTPDSVYVPERRMRRDIKSRMK is encoded by the coding sequence ATGAAAACACGCGACAAGATTCTGCTGTGCAGCCTGGAACTGTTCAACGAGCGGGGCGAACGCAACGTCACGACCAACCACATCGCAGCCCACCTGGGTATTTCGCCGGGGAACCTGTATTACCATTTCCGCAACAAGTCGGACATCATCTACGAGGTTTTCCAGGAGTACGAAAAGCTGGTGAGCTATTACCTGGAAATACCCGACGACCGGCCCCTGGGGCTGGACGATATGATGTTCTACCTGGAGTCGGTGTTCGACGGGCTCTGGAGCTACCGTTTCTTCCATCGTGACCTGGAGTTTCTGCTGGATAACGATGAACGCCTACGGGATGACTACCGCCGTTTCACGTCCCGCTGCCTGACGGCCATCAAACAGATTTTTTCGGGGCTGACCGAGGGCGGCCTGTTCCAGTACCAGCCGGATGAGCTCAAGGATGCCATGTCGCTCAATGTCTGGCTGGTGATTACCAACTGGATGGCGTTCCTTAAAACCGCACATGCCAGTCATCCCTACGACAGTATCACTCGCGACCAGCTCAAGCAGGGCATCTTCCAGGTACTGACTCTGGAAATGCCCTACCTCCAGGCGGGATACCGGGATGAGGTGATGGCAATCCGGGAGCGCTATAGGCCAGAATTGATCGGTTCGACGCCGGATTCGGTTTATGTCCCGGAGCGCCGTATGAGGCGTGACATTAAAAGCCGCATGAAATAG
- a CDS encoding coniferyl aldehyde dehydrogenase, with protein sequence MSASVVHLTESKKQIQHTSRIFEEQRRAFRRNPAPTYTERRENLKRLKRMLLANQDKLIDAIDKDFSCRSADETKIAELMPSVQGINHTLKHLGDWMKPDKRGVSMLFQPASNRVHYQPVGVVGIIVPWNYPLLLAMGPLTGALAAGNRVMIKMTEFTPHFSALIKELIEDNFPQDLVSVITGEADVAADFSSRPFDHLLFTGSTAVGHHVMKAAAENLTPVTLELGGKSPAIISSDVPMRDAAERLAFGKAVNVGQTCVAPDYVLCPVDRLQTFVDEFRSKVSEMYPTLRDNNDYTAIINERQYDRLQRILEDARAKGAKIIEINPAAENLNDGTRKMPLHLVLNPNDDMLVMQEEIFGPILPIVTYGNLDEAIDFINDRPRPLALYYFGYDKDAQDYVVNNTHSGGMCINDTLMHVAQDDLPFGGIGASGMGHYHGKEGFLTFSHAKGIYARQKVNSGRFVYPPYKTPFHKMVYRMFIR encoded by the coding sequence ATGTCTGCAAGCGTGGTTCACCTGACAGAGAGCAAGAAGCAAATCCAGCATACGTCGCGCATCTTCGAGGAACAGCGGCGCGCGTTCCGCCGCAACCCGGCGCCCACCTACACCGAGCGCCGGGAGAATCTCAAGCGCCTGAAACGCATGCTGCTCGCGAATCAGGACAAACTGATCGACGCCATCGACAAGGATTTCAGCTGCCGTTCCGCAGACGAGACCAAGATTGCCGAGCTGATGCCCAGCGTCCAGGGCATCAACCATACCCTCAAACACCTGGGGGACTGGATGAAGCCGGATAAACGCGGCGTGTCCATGCTGTTCCAGCCTGCCAGCAACCGAGTGCACTACCAGCCGGTAGGCGTGGTCGGCATCATCGTGCCCTGGAACTATCCACTGCTGCTTGCAATGGGGCCGCTGACCGGTGCCCTGGCCGCCGGCAACCGGGTGATGATCAAGATGACCGAATTCACTCCGCACTTCTCCGCCCTGATCAAGGAACTGATCGAAGACAACTTTCCCCAGGACCTGGTCAGCGTGATAACCGGCGAGGCGGACGTAGCAGCGGACTTCTCCAGCCGGCCTTTCGACCATCTGCTGTTCACCGGTTCCACCGCCGTTGGTCATCATGTCATGAAGGCCGCCGCCGAGAACCTGACCCCGGTCACACTGGAGTTGGGCGGCAAGTCACCGGCCATCATTTCCTCTGACGTCCCCATGCGCGATGCCGCCGAACGCCTGGCCTTCGGCAAGGCCGTCAACGTGGGCCAAACCTGCGTAGCGCCGGACTACGTGTTATGCCCCGTCGACCGCTTGCAAACCTTCGTCGACGAGTTCCGCAGCAAGGTTTCCGAGATGTATCCGACACTGCGCGACAATAACGATTACACGGCCATCATCAACGAACGCCAGTACGATCGCCTGCAACGTATCCTGGAAGATGCACGCGCCAAGGGCGCGAAAATCATCGAGATCAACCCGGCCGCCGAGAACCTTAACGACGGCACCCGCAAGATGCCCCTGCATCTGGTGCTCAACCCCAACGATGACATGCTGGTGATGCAGGAGGAGATCTTCGGCCCGATACTGCCGATAGTGACCTACGGCAACCTGGACGAAGCCATCGATTTCATCAACGACCGGCCACGCCCCCTGGCACTGTATTACTTCGGCTACGATAAGGACGCCCAGGACTACGTGGTCAACAACACCCATTCGGGGGGTATGTGTATCAACGATACGCTGATGCACGTCGCCCAGGATGACCTGCCGTTCGGCGGCATCGGCGCCTCCGGCATGGGCCATTACCACGGCAAGGAAGGCTTTTTGACGTTCTCCCATGCCAAGGGGATCTATGCACGACAGAAGGTCAACAGTGGACGGTTCGTCTATCCTCCCTACAAGACGCCGTTCCACAAAATGGTCTACCGGATGTTTATCCGTTGA
- the coaD gene encoding pantetheine-phosphate adenylyltransferase: MNSVVYPGTFDPVTNGHLDLMSRASRLFDNVIVAVAASTKKNPLLTLDERVQLIEESASHLPNIKVVGFSKLLAEFVQEQGANALIRGLRAVSDFEYEFQLADMNRRLAPGVESIFLTPANHLSYISSSLIREIASLGGDITEFVPPPVAAALKKKFTAADS, encoded by the coding sequence ATGAACTCCGTCGTCTATCCCGGCACTTTCGATCCCGTCACCAACGGTCACCTTGACCTGATGTCGCGGGCATCACGCCTGTTCGACAACGTTATCGTGGCGGTCGCCGCCAGCACCAAGAAGAATCCCCTGCTGACCCTGGATGAGCGCGTCCAGCTGATCGAGGAATCCGCCAGTCACCTGCCCAACATCAAAGTGGTCGGCTTCAGCAAACTGCTGGCCGAGTTCGTGCAGGAACAGGGCGCCAATGCGCTGATCCGCGGCCTACGTGCCGTATCCGACTTCGAGTATGAATTCCAGCTCGCCGACATGAACCGTCGCCTGGCGCCGGGCGTGGAAAGCATCTTCCTGACGCCCGCCAACCACCTGTCCTATATTTCCTCCAGCCTGATCCGGGAAATTGCCTCCCTGGGCGGGGACATCACCGAATTCGTTCCGCCCCCCGTGGCTGCAGCCCTGAAGAAGAAGTTCACGGCTGCCGACAGTTAG
- a CDS encoding YfhL family 4Fe-4S dicluster ferredoxin gives MALMITDECINCDVCEPECPNEAISPGDDIYIIDPNKCTECVGHYDEPQCQQVCPVDCIPLDPEHKETEAQLMDKYHRLTGS, from the coding sequence ATGGCCTTGATGATTACGGACGAGTGCATCAACTGCGACGTCTGTGAGCCGGAATGCCCGAACGAGGCGATCTCGCCGGGTGACGACATCTATATTATCGATCCCAACAAGTGCACAGAGTGCGTGGGTCACTACGACGAGCCCCAGTGCCAACAGGTATGCCCGGTCGACTGCATTCCACTTGACCCGGAACACAAAGAGACCGAAGCTCAGTTAATGGATAAATACCACCGTTTAACTGGGAGCTGA
- the ggt gene encoding gamma-glutamyltransferase — MLARTPGISLILSILIILGGCAATPSTDTGVHAVASAHPLATQAGLKALQEGGNAFDAAIATAAVLAVVEPYSAGMGGGGFWLLQQPDHSTVLVDAREKAPLASTRTMYLDESGEVHPDKLSINGPLAAGIPGQPGAFVHINQHFAERPLRANLEDAIRLARDGFRVDEHYRERAEWRLDVMRRYPATSQTFLDDGNVPAVGALIRQPALADTLETLADEGWDGFYGGEVARNIVEDVQAGGGIWQLEDLEAYTVVEREPVVIDYEGTTIWTTPPPSSGGIALAQMFGMMRERPYTEIYPEKAADDVVARTHYLTEVMRRAYRDRAIHLGDPDFTEIPVDHLLDPAYLATRMSTVEPDQATTSQSLEGDLSGGTHTTHLSVLDAQGRKVSATLSINLPFGSAFLSEQTGVLLNNEMDDFAIKPGVPNAYGLVGGEANSVEPGKRPLSSMTPTIMDSDDHMAIIGTPGGSRIITMVYLGLLDVMNGKSAGQTVADPRFHHQYLPDAIQHEPDTFTAEQQAALEAMGHSLKNVGREYGNMQLILRDHASGETTAAADPRGIGQAVVNSAR; from the coding sequence ATGCTGGCACGGACGCCCGGAATAAGCCTGATTCTTTCGATTCTGATTATTCTGGGTGGCTGTGCCGCGACCCCGTCTACTGATACCGGCGTCCATGCCGTTGCCAGCGCCCATCCCCTCGCGACCCAGGCCGGCCTGAAAGCCCTCCAGGAAGGCGGCAACGCTTTCGACGCAGCCATCGCCACCGCGGCGGTGTTAGCCGTCGTCGAACCCTACAGCGCCGGTATGGGCGGTGGCGGCTTCTGGCTCCTGCAACAGCCGGATCATTCGACTGTCCTGGTCGATGCGCGGGAAAAAGCACCGCTCGCCAGCACGCGAACCATGTATCTCGACGAAAGCGGCGAAGTCCATCCGGATAAGCTCTCTATCAACGGCCCCCTTGCTGCAGGTATTCCCGGCCAGCCCGGCGCCTTCGTGCATATCAACCAGCATTTCGCCGAGCGGCCGCTGCGCGCCAATCTGGAAGACGCCATTCGTCTGGCTCGCGACGGATTCCGGGTCGACGAGCACTATCGCGAGCGGGCCGAGTGGCGCCTGGATGTAATGCGTCGTTATCCAGCCACGAGCCAGACTTTTCTCGACGATGGCAACGTCCCCGCTGTAGGCGCCCTGATCCGCCAGCCAGCGTTGGCAGATACCCTGGAAACACTGGCTGACGAAGGCTGGGACGGTTTCTACGGCGGCGAGGTGGCCCGCAACATTGTGGAAGACGTGCAGGCCGGCGGCGGCATCTGGCAACTGGAGGATCTTGAGGCGTACACCGTGGTAGAGCGAGAGCCGGTGGTCATCGACTACGAGGGCACCACCATCTGGACCACGCCACCACCCTCCTCCGGCGGCATAGCCCTAGCCCAGATGTTCGGCATGATGCGCGAGCGGCCCTATACCGAGATCTATCCCGAGAAGGCGGCAGACGACGTAGTGGCACGCACCCACTACCTTACTGAAGTCATGCGCCGCGCCTACCGTGACCGCGCCATCCACCTGGGCGATCCCGACTTTACCGAAATTCCGGTCGACCACCTGCTCGATCCGGCGTATTTGGCCACACGCATGAGCACCGTGGAACCGGACCAGGCTACGACCAGCCAAAGTCTGGAGGGCGATCTGAGCGGCGGCACCCATACCACGCACCTGTCTGTACTGGACGCCCAGGGCCGGAAGGTCAGTGCGACGCTGAGCATCAACCTGCCCTTTGGCTCTGCCTTCCTGTCGGAACAAACCGGGGTACTGCTGAACAACGAGATGGACGACTTCGCCATCAAACCCGGCGTACCCAACGCCTATGGTCTGGTCGGCGGCGAAGCCAACAGTGTCGAACCGGGCAAGCGGCCGCTATCGAGTATGACGCCCACGATCATGGACTCCGACGACCATATGGCCATCATCGGCACCCCGGGTGGCAGCCGGATCATTACCATGGTGTACTTGGGGCTGCTGGATGTGATGAACGGCAAATCCGCCGGACAAACGGTAGCCGACCCCCGCTTCCATCACCAGTACCTGCCGGATGCGATCCAGCATGAACCGGATACCTTCACCGCCGAGCAACAGGCGGCGCTGGAGGCTATGGGCCATAGCCTGAAAAAC